GTTAATTATGGATACTGATTAGGGCAGTGAAAGTTGATTTAGTTTACATAGAATGTGAGAATTATGGAAACAATTGTATGCCCCTACTGTCATGTGAATTCAACAATTGACTTAAGAACACACGCAGATGGTTTCAACATATATCAATGTGATAATTGCAGTGGGTTAATGCTACTTATAGAAAAGGGAAGAGAAGTCGTTGACCAATATCCCAAAAGAATCCCAATGGTGGACAAATCTGTTCCACCAGAAATTTCCCGAGATTATACGGAGGCGATAAAGTGTTTTAATGTAGGCGCAAATAGAGGCTGTGTGGTTATGTGCCGAAGGGCATTGCAGAGCAGTGTAATTGAAAGAGGAGCGAGGAAGGGCAGATTGGTTGACCAGATTGACGAGTTGTATGGTAACCAAATAATTACTAAAGACATTAGAGATTGGGCACATGAAATAAGACTAACGGGCAACATTGGGGCACATCCAGATGATGATGGACTCGAAGATATTCAACCAGATAATGCTGAGGAACTCTTGAAATTCATGGAAGAATACTTAAACTACGTCTATATAATGCCAGCGAAGGTAGCGGCAAAAAGAGCAAGAAAACACAAAGAGACAGAAGAGTGAGATTTTGGAGAGTAAGGCATTAGAAGAAATAGAGTTTGAGACACTAACTGAAATAAAATCATTAGAGAAAGATTATGAGGTCATTAAAAACTTTCTCAAAGGTGTAGAATTCGATTTATCCAAGATTCGAAATGTTCTGCAATCCTTTAAAGACAGAATGAGCAAAGTAAGGTCATTGATAATAGCGTTTTTTCAGATGCAAGGAAAGAATTTCGACTTTCAAACAAGGCCAATTTTAGACAGTATAGATATGGCTCTTGTTTTGATGGAAGTCAATCCTCAAATGAACCTGCAACAAACAAGAGGTATACTTCAGTTATCATTGTCACTGGCAAGTATCAAAATTGAAGATATAATGGCTTTTATCTCAACACTGAAAAAGACAACATTTTCTCAGAACGAATGAGGTTCGGAAAACATATAGAACCCGATATGGACGCGGAGAGAACGTGGGTTAAACACGCTATTGTTCACCTTCTTCTTTCTCTTCTTCCTTACGCGCCCAAAAAGTCGGGTTCGTCAAAGTGATGTAGCGGTCTTCAAGCTCAACAAGAGGCAAATTAGCTTTCAAGCAAAACTTGAAAAGCTCCCCCAGTGGCAACCCAACTTTCTCAGAGTTCGCCCAGTCCATTTCCGCGCTTGTAGCCTGAATAATCATAGGCAAAGCATTCCGCTTCAAGTGAATGAGAACACAGTCCTCGTCATCCACTGAAATCATGCGATCTCGCAAGTCAAAAACTTTTTTTGCTCTAAAACTGTTTTCTTGGTAACAAAGACATACGGATAATCTGAGGGGACAATAAATTCTCGCGCTTTTATGATGTGTTTGCGGTTGAACAGTTTAGGCAGCTTCACTTCTTCTTTCTCCTTCTCTTAGGCTTCGGCTTGCCAAAAATTAGTTTCTCCAACTCGTTAACC
This is a stretch of genomic DNA from Candidatus Bathyarchaeota archaeon. It encodes these proteins:
- a CDS encoding DUF4145 domain-containing protein, whose amino-acid sequence is METIVCPYCHVNSTIDLRTHADGFNIYQCDNCSGLMLLIEKGREVVDQYPKRIPMVDKSVPPEISRDYTEAIKCFNVGANRGCVVMCRRALQSSVIERGARKGRLVDQIDELYGNQIITKDIRDWAHEIRLTGNIGAHPDDDGLEDIQPDNAEELLKFMEEYLNYVYIMPAKVAAKRARKHKETEE